A window from Nitrospira sp. encodes these proteins:
- a CDS encoding glycosyltransferase family 9 protein → MPASQRTILVIHPGGLGDVLLSIGAMAVLRSAFPQHKMILLAGSDVGHLLGQCGVIDQSLPIESSRFSALFSGRVQISDLPHDLLRRCDLVVGWLSDRDGSIRRGLQEVGVPRVMLQSPADAGGHHQSDRFLETLKGEFPVGANPSIRLRLPDQVLQAGMDALRAVGIEQTAPLIMCHPGSGSTHKCVRAETWGMLIRGCQAKRFLPVMVLGPADEQAEAAIQALGLPGMLMLRPPSITMLAAILAQAQGYIGHDSGVTHLAALLGVPTVAMFGPTDERQWAPRGEQVTVVRGGGCLCVGWDAVRVCAAKSCLNVMPEKVFEALDTVDFRYRRVTNS, encoded by the coding sequence CCCAGCGCACGATCCTGGTGATTCACCCTGGCGGACTGGGTGATGTGTTGCTGTCGATTGGTGCAATGGCCGTCCTGCGGAGTGCCTTCCCGCAACACAAGATGATCCTGCTCGCGGGGTCTGACGTAGGGCATCTACTGGGTCAGTGCGGGGTGATCGATCAATCTTTGCCGATCGAATCAAGCCGGTTCAGCGCGCTGTTTTCCGGAAGGGTGCAGATTTCAGATCTACCGCATGACCTCTTGAGGCGATGCGATCTTGTGGTTGGATGGCTGAGTGATCGGGATGGTTCGATCCGGCGTGGGCTCCAGGAGGTGGGAGTTCCACGTGTGATGTTGCAATCGCCGGCTGATGCCGGGGGGCATCACCAAAGCGATCGGTTTCTGGAGACGCTAAAGGGGGAATTTCCGGTCGGTGCGAACCCTTCCATCCGTCTCCGTCTTCCCGATCAGGTGCTGCAGGCGGGGATGGACGCACTTCGTGCCGTCGGGATCGAACAAACGGCGCCTCTGATCATGTGCCACCCGGGAAGCGGAAGCACGCACAAGTGTGTGCGAGCGGAGACGTGGGGCATGCTTATTCGGGGATGTCAGGCGAAGCGGTTCTTACCTGTGATGGTGCTAGGGCCTGCTGATGAGCAAGCCGAGGCCGCCATCCAGGCTCTGGGTCTTCCGGGAATGTTGATGCTTCGCCCTCCGTCCATCACGATGCTTGCCGCGATCCTGGCGCAGGCACAGGGGTATATCGGCCACGATTCTGGCGTGACCCACCTGGCTGCCCTCCTGGGCGTGCCGACGGTGGCGATGTTCGGGCCAACCGATGAGCGGCAATGGGCTCCGCGCGGGGAGCAAGTGACTGTCGTGAGGGGAGGAGGCTGCTTGTGCGTAGGCTGGGACGCGGTGCGAGTCTGTGCGGCAAAGTCTTGTCTGAATGTGATGCCGGAGAAGGTTTTCGAGGCGCTTGATACCGTCGATTTTCGCTACCGTCGGGTAACAAATTCCTGA